The Selenomonadales bacterium sequence AGACAATTTTGGTGCAGAGGATATTATGTAGATACCGTAGGTAAGAATGCACAAAAGATAAAAGAATATATACAAAGCCAACTGGAAGAAGATAAGCTTGGAGACCAGTTAAGCATATCATTTAAAGAAGACCCGTTTACGGGTAGCAGGTAACAGAAATGCAAATGCCAGGTCAATATGCACCTTTTAGGTGTAGCTAGAAATAGAGCCTTATAGGCGCATATGAAAAACCCCCGGCTATGCCGGGGGATGTTTTTTTTGCAGGATTTAATTACCATAATTTGGCTTGCGGGGGGGTAACTGTGATATGATTTGTTTAGTGGATATTCTTTAACAAGAAAAGAGGAGAAGTCATGGTGGCATTATCTAAGAACAAAATTGGTTGTGGAATCATGCTCGTTTTATGTATCATTATGTTGATGATAAGCGGCTGTGGTGGTAGCAACGAAACCGACAAGGATATTGAGGCTGTTCTTGATCGTAATGTCTTTGTGTTTAAAGATAAAGGGACACATGTATATGCTTCTGTGAAAGGAATTGAGACAACAAAGCCTTACTCTGAAGATTGGGATTTCAGAAAAATTTTTAATGACAAAAATTTTAAGGATATTACGTGGAAGACAGAAGATATGAGTGATGACGGAGATGGCTCTTTGAGAAAGGTTGTATTTAGGGGAGTATATATAAAGAATCCGGATAATCCTGATGTATTTGCTTCTTTTTATATTGGAGAAAAAACAAAACCTGTTGCAGTCGCTTTAAAGATTGTTCCTAAAGGTAAAAATCCGACTGAGATTAACCGTGATAAGTTTGACAATATTTCAGATAGTGCGGCCAAAACGGTGCTTACAGATGCTACAATATCTATAATGCTTAGTGTTATGGGTGATATCGATAAACATAAGTATTGGTAATGATAAAGATTAAATTTGATTAAAGAAGCGGTACGAGAAATGTATCGCTTCTGTTTTCGTATGTACAGATAAAGTATTCTGTGTACAAGATGTCAGTTTTTGTATTGTCAGAAACCCCAAAATGTGGCGAAAGTCTTGGTTTTATTGACTTTTTGAAAGAAAAAGGTTGTTTTAGAGTGGACTTTTTTGCACTTAGAAAAGGCAAAAAAATATTAGGCAAATAAGGCTGTATAGTGTATAATAAAGTATCGCACTTTTTTCGAAGAGGCGAAATATAGAATCTTCATATGGGATATATATAATTATTTCCAGATGATGGACAAGGAGCAGATTGCATATGATGAGAGAAGAGAAAGGTATGATGACCCCCGAGCTTCGCGGTGAGATCGACGCGATCCTTGCGGCGAGCGGTAACGATGGGTCAAAACTGGTGGGAATATTGTTGGATATCCAGGACATTATTCCGATGCACTACATTCCGGAAGAAGTAGCGTATTATCTTGCGGAAAAACTGGATGTGAAAGTATCGAATGTATACGATGTTATTTCGTTCTACGCATCGCTTTACGACCGCCCGCGCGGACAGTATCCGATCCAGATGTGCGAAAGCATCGTTTGCGGTGTCAATGATAACGGTTTTGTCTTTGCAACCCTTCAGGAAATGCTTGGTATCGGTCTCAATGAAGCAACGGCTGATGGTAAATATTATTTGGAATGCGTACCGTGCTTCGGTGCGTGTGACGTTGCGCCGGCTGTGCGTGTGAACGGCAAAGTCTACGGTCACTTGAACAGTCGAGAAAAAATCGAAGCGATGCTCGCTGAGCTGGTGTAAGGAGGCGCAACCATGACGAAAACAGTAACGTTTATGACACGTAATTTTAACAAATACGATGTAATGTCGATCGACGAATATATTGCGATCGGCGGTTTTACGGCGCTCAAACGCGCGATCACGATGGATGGCGAAGACATCGCTCGTGAGATCGCAGCTTGTCAAGTCAAAGGTCGCGGTGGTGCGGCATATGACATGGGTAAAAAATGGTCGCAGGCGCGCAGTGAAAAAAATCCCGAAAAGGTTATCGTATGTAATGCCGATGAAGGCGAACCGTGTACGTTCAAAGACCGTACGCTCATTCAAAACGATCCGTTCAATCTCTTGGAAGGTATGATCATCGCAGGTTATACGATGAAAGCGCAGAACGGTTATATCTATATGCGTGAAGAGTACAGCCACCTTCGCCCGATCCTGTTGAATGCGATCAAACAGGCGAACGAAAAAGGCTATCTCGGCAAAAATATCCTCGGCGTAGAAGGTTTTGACTATCAGATCCACCTCTACTCCGGTGCAGGCGCGTATGTATGCGGCGAAGGTACGGCTCTCGTTGAGTCGATCGAAGGCAAAGCAGGCCGTCCGCGTATGAAACCGCCTTATATCAAACAATGTGGTCTTTATAACCTGCCGACGTGTGTACAGAACGTAGAGAGCTTATCTCTCGTGGCAGGTATCCTCAATGACGGTGACACGTATAAATCGTATGGTCCTTCCGATTGCCTCGGCACGAAGCTCGTCAGCGTAGCAGGTAACGTCAATCGTCCCGGCGTCTATGAGATCCCGTTCGGCATGACGGTTCGTGAGATCATCTACGATCTTGCGGGCGGTGTACAGGGTGATCGCGATATCCGCCTTATCCAGTTCGGTGGTGCGTCCGGTAAGATCGCTCCCGCATCGGTTCTTGATACGCCGTACACGTATGACGCTCTCAAAGCCGCAGGTGTCGGTGTCGGTTCGGGTGCTATCCTCGTAGTGGACGAACGCACGAGCGTTATTGATTTCTTAACGACAACACAGCAATTCTTCTCGCACGAAAGCTGCGGACAGTGTGCGCCGTGCCGTGAAGGCAACCTTCATATCAAGCTCCTTTTGCAGAAGATTAAAGCAGGCACGCATACAGCAAGTGATGTCAAATTGCTCAAACAGATCGCTGAAACGATGATGATCACATCTCTTTGCGGTCTTGGTCAGGCAGCGCAGAGTGCGCTCATGGCGGCAATGAAACATTTCCCGCAGACTTTTGAAGTGAAATAAGAGGTGAGAAGAATGGCTAAAATAAATATTACTATCAATAATATCCCTCTTGAAGTAGAAGAGGGTATGACGATCCTGCAGGCGGCAAAATTGATCCAGATCGATATTCCGCATCTTTGCTATCATCCCGATCAGAGCGTACGCGGTCATTGCCGTGTGTGCAGTGTTGAGGTCGTAGGCGGTCGTAAATTGATGCCTGCCTGTGCAACAAAAGTATGGGAAGGCATGGAAGTCTTCACGAATACGAAAAAAGTATATGATACGCAAAAATTGCTTCTTGAAATGATCCTTGCGAACCACAAGCAGGAATGTCTGACTTGTCAGCGCAATGGTAACTGTGAGCTTCAGAACCTCAGTAAACGTTTCAATCTCACGACACCGAAGCTGCCAAACGTAGTAGAAAAATTGCCTGTCGAAAACAATGCGACTTGTATCGTTCGCGATCTTTCGAAATGTATCAAATGCGGTCGTTGCGCAAAAGCCTGCCGTGAATTCCAAGGCATCGAAGCGATCTCTTATACGGGTCGTTCGAGCCATTTCAAGGTCATGAGCGCATTCGGCGAAAACCTCGAAAAAACGGACTGCGTTCTTTGCGGTCAGTGTACGGCAGCTTGCCCTGTCGGCGCACTCGTTGAAAAAGACGATACGGACAAAGTCTACGAAGCACTCCAAGACCCGACGAAACACGTTATCGTTCAGGTAGCACCTGCTGTGCGTGTTGCACTCGGTGATGCGTTCGGCATGGAAAAAGCATCGATCGTTACGGCGAAAATGGTAACGGCGCTCCGTCGTCTTGGTTTTGACCAAGTATTCGATACGAACTTTGCGGCAGACGTTACGATCATGGAAGAAGGCACGGAGCTTCTCGAACGTGTACAAAATGGCGGTACGCTCCCGATGATCACGTCTTGCAGCCCTGGCTGGATCAACTTTATGGAAAAACATTATCCCGATCAGCTCGCGCATCTTTCGACGACGAAATCGCCGCAGCAGATCTTTGGTGCGCTTTCCAAAACGTATTATCCGAAAGTATCGGGCATCGATGCAAAAGATATCGTAACAGTATCTATCATGCCTTGTACGGCGAAAAAATATGAAGCGGCTCGCCCTGAAATGGGTCGCGACGGCATGAGAGATGTCGATGTCGTATTGACGACGCGCGAACTCGGCCGTATGATCGCACAGGCAGGCTTCGAGTTTGCCGAGCTTCCCGACGGCGATTTTGATGCGCCGATGGGTATCGGTACAGGTGCAGGCGCGATCTTCGGTGCAACGGGCGGCGTTATGGAAGCGGCTCTCCGTACGGTATACGAAGTCGCAACGGGCAAAGAGCTTGCGAAAGTAGAATTCAAAGATGTCCGCGGTTATGAAGGCATCAAAGAAAGCGAAGTCGACTTGAATGGTACGAAAGTACGCA is a genomic window containing:
- a CDS encoding iron hydrogenase small subunit; this translates as MAKINITINNIPLEVEEGMTILQAAKLIQIDIPHLCYHPDQSVRGHCRVCSVEVVGGRKLMPACATKVWEGMEVFTNTKKVYDTQKLLLEMILANHKQECLTCQRNGNCELQNLSKRFNLTTPKLPNVVEKLPVENNATCIVRDLSKCIKCGRCAKACREFQGIEAISYTGRSSHFKVMSAFGENLEKTDCVLCGQCTAACPVGALVEKDDTDKVYEALQDPTKHVIVQVAPAVRVALGDAFGMEKASIVTAKMVTALRRLGFDQVFDTNFAADVTIMEEGTELLERVQNGGTLPMITSCSPGWINFMEKHYPDQLAHLSTTKSPQQIFGALSKTYYPKVSGIDAKDIVTVSIMPCTAKKYEAARPEMGRDGMRDVDVVLTTRELGRMIAQAGFEFAELPDGDFDAPMGIGTGAGAIFGATGGVMEAALRTVYEVATGKELAKVEFKDVRGYEGIKESEVDLNGTKVRIAVAHGLKNARVIMESIKAGKCDYTFIEIMACPGGCIGGGGQPIKTTVDIKKMRMDALYDIDESLPLRKSHENPQVKEVYDNFLGKPCGHLSHDLLHTTYQKADKKYTF
- a CDS encoding SLBB domain-containing protein → MTKTVTFMTRNFNKYDVMSIDEYIAIGGFTALKRAITMDGEDIAREIAACQVKGRGGAAYDMGKKWSQARSEKNPEKVIVCNADEGEPCTFKDRTLIQNDPFNLLEGMIIAGYTMKAQNGYIYMREEYSHLRPILLNAIKQANEKGYLGKNILGVEGFDYQIHLYSGAGAYVCGEGTALVESIEGKAGRPRMKPPYIKQCGLYNLPTCVQNVESLSLVAGILNDGDTYKSYGPSDCLGTKLVSVAGNVNRPGVYEIPFGMTVREIIYDLAGGVQGDRDIRLIQFGGASGKIAPASVLDTPYTYDALKAAGVGVGSGAILVVDERTSVIDFLTTTQQFFSHESCGQCAPCREGNLHIKLLLQKIKAGTHTASDVKLLKQIAETMMITSLCGLGQAAQSALMAAMKHFPQTFEVK
- a CDS encoding NAD(P)H-dependent oxidoreductase subunit E, with the translated sequence MMREEKGMMTPELRGEIDAILAASGNDGSKLVGILLDIQDIIPMHYIPEEVAYYLAEKLDVKVSNVYDVISFYASLYDRPRGQYPIQMCESIVCGVNDNGFVFATLQEMLGIGLNEATADGKYYLECVPCFGACDVAPAVRVNGKVYGHLNSREKIEAMLAELV
- a CDS encoding transposase — translated: RQFWCRGYYVDTVGKNAQKIKEYIQSQLEEDKLGDQLSISFKEDPFTGSR